A genomic segment from bacterium HR17 encodes:
- the ppa gene encoding Inorganic pyrophosphatase, which produces MTDYWSLPIGDKAPHQFHAVVEVPKGSQNKYEYDKRLNIFKLNRTLYSPVHYPGDYGFIPSTLADDGDPLDVLVLVDEPSFPGCVLVARPIGLLDMVDEGEPDEKVLAVPVNNPRYDTVQAYGDILPHMLREIEHFFRIYKELEGKTVVTNGWRDATAAMETIRRCHERFVKVVR; this is translated from the coding sequence GTGACGGACTATTGGTCGTTGCCGATCGGCGACAAAGCCCCTCATCAGTTCCACGCCGTCGTGGAAGTGCCGAAAGGCAGCCAAAACAAATACGAATACGACAAACGCTTGAACATCTTTAAACTCAACCGAACGCTTTACTCGCCGGTGCATTATCCAGGCGATTACGGCTTCATCCCCAGCACCTTAGCCGATGACGGTGACCCGTTGGATGTGCTGGTGCTGGTGGACGAGCCCAGTTTTCCAGGTTGCGTGTTGGTGGCACGCCCCATCGGGTTGCTGGACATGGTGGATGAAGGAGAGCCGGACGAGAAAGTGTTGGCAGTTCCTGTCAACAACCCCCGTTACGACACCGTTCAAGCCTACGGCGACATCTTACCCCATATGTTGCGCGAAATTGAGCATTTCTTCCGCATCTACAAGGAGTTGGAAGGCAAAACGGTCGTGACGAACGGATGGCGGGACGCGACAGCGGCGATGGAAACTATTCGGCGTTGCCACGAGAGGTTTGTGAAAGTGGTTCGGTGA
- the trkA gene encoding Trk system potassium uptake protein TrkA: MRVVILGCGRVGSTLALMLDAEGHEVSVIDKDQDAFRRLGEHFRGQTVTGLGIDVDVLRSAGIEKADAFLAVTNGDNSNIMASQIAKAIFGVPRALARVYDPLRAQVYRELGIETISATVLAAGLLFDRLFERPLRSINEYLELTKQMCRIYAADLPTPEQVAARRASAEGKRPRYIIVAGGGKVGYQLTRALLQEGYEVLLVEKRPQRYHLLREELRDAVFYGDACEIRTMVRIGMERADLVVAVTGDDEDNLVICQVAKRWFGVPRAIARVNNPRNEDIFRRLGIDETISATTLLFRLIEQEVAVGEVLPLALLRRGGLEIVEMELTPQSPMTEKPVRILPLPTGCLLVAVVRGDSAQVVTGDTVLRAGDVVIALATPEALEQLRNMASKEG, translated from the coding sequence ATGCGCGTCGTCATCTTAGGTTGTGGACGGGTCGGGTCAACCTTGGCGCTGATGTTAGACGCCGAAGGGCACGAAGTTAGTGTCATTGACAAAGATCAGGATGCCTTCCGACGGCTGGGCGAACATTTTCGCGGTCAGACCGTCACGGGATTAGGGATTGATGTGGATGTGCTGCGCAGTGCCGGGATAGAAAAGGCTGACGCTTTTTTGGCAGTAACCAATGGCGATAACAGCAACATCATGGCGTCCCAAATTGCCAAAGCCATTTTCGGCGTTCCACGCGCGCTGGCGCGGGTTTATGACCCCTTGCGGGCGCAAGTCTACCGCGAGTTGGGGATAGAAACAATCAGTGCGACGGTGCTGGCAGCAGGTTTGCTGTTTGACCGCCTGTTTGAGCGCCCGTTGCGCAGCATCAACGAGTATCTGGAACTGACCAAGCAAATGTGCCGCATCTATGCCGCCGATTTGCCGACACCCGAACAGGTCGCGGCGCGTCGCGCTAGCGCTGAGGGAAAGCGCCCGCGCTATATCATCGTGGCTGGTGGCGGCAAGGTCGGTTATCAGTTGACACGGGCGCTGTTGCAAGAAGGCTACGAGGTGCTCCTCGTTGAAAAGCGCCCACAGCGTTACCATTTGTTGCGGGAGGAGTTGAGAGACGCCGTTTTCTACGGCGACGCGTGTGAAATCCGCACGATGGTGCGGATCGGCATGGAGCGAGCGGACTTGGTCGTCGCCGTGACGGGCGACGATGAAGACAACTTAGTCATCTGTCAAGTCGCCAAACGCTGGTTTGGCGTCCCGCGCGCGATCGCGCGCGTCAATAACCCGCGCAACGAAGATATCTTCCGCCGCTTGGGCATTGACGAGACCATCAGCGCAACGACCTTGCTGTTTCGCCTCATTGAGCAGGAAGTCGCCGTAGGCGAGGTGTTGCCGTTGGCGCTGCTGCGCCGAGGTGGCTTGGAAATCGTGGAGATGGAATTAACGCCGCAGTCACCGATGACCGAAAAACCCGTTCGGATATTGCCCTTGCCGACCGGCTGTTTGTTGGTAGCGGTCGTTCGGGGTGACAGCGCTCAAGTCGTCACGGGCGATACAGTGCTACGCGCCGGCGATGTCGTCATCGCTCTGGCGACACCGGAGGCGTTGGAGCAATTGCGTAACATGGCTTCAAAGGAGGGGTAA